From the Aspergillus puulaauensis MK2 DNA, chromosome 1, nearly complete sequence genome, the window ACAATGACATCAAGCTTAGCTGAAGCTGCAGCATCGTCAATGCTGGTGCGCTCCTTTGAGCGGCCTGCGCGTCCGGTGAGGCGGCGTTTGTCTTTGTTGTGGTCTCGGTATGTGTGGATAAAGTGGTCCATTGAGAAGGATAGACGTCGCTCTGGTGAGTTCGGCCGAGAGGAATTCGTGCTCCTAGGAGTCCTCGGTGTGGAAGTGTGAGAGACCTCATTTACggacgaggttgaggaggagtttgagtGAGGAAAAATCGAGTGGTGAGAGAGGGAGGGGCGGACGAGGCTGGAAAGAAGTCGGCCCGGCATTGTGAAGAGAGTAGAGTAGGAACTCTTGCAAAGCGAAACTGGGCCGAGTGAGGGTGGTGACAGGAATAGGTATGAGTCAAGAAAGAACAAATGTTCCAGCAGAATTGGGCCTTGGGGTTCTATAAAGCTCCCTTGGTGTAGGCTAGACAGCCAAggcagtagtagtagtagatgGCTATCTCAGGTGGTTCAGGACTCGATGCAGTGTTGCTCAAGCTGTGTGATGCGGTAGGCGGCTGCGCGCATAATCCCCTAGTTTGGCTAGGTAGTAGGGGTCGTAGCTACCAGCGTGCTAATGGCAGGCGCGGGGTGTGGGAGAGTAGAGAGTAGTATAGCGGAGTATACGAATTGCAGGGAGGCAAGAGAATGCGATTTTGGATGAACCAAAAAGCGGGCGAAGCGCTGCCTTTGAATGACTTTTGGATTTGTCTACTGACTCTTCTAGACTAGTTCTGACTACAACTGAAATTTTCTGAGCCACGCCATAGATTCTCGTCGGTTCCCACATGTAACGAGGACAAATTTTTCTTGGTCTGGCCACCTTAAAGCGGATAATAAAAGCAGTTGCTGGTGGGGCTCATGTAGGGAAAAGGCGTCATAGTGGGGATTACTGCTTGTGACGGCGCCGTTTCCATACGTGACAATACATGATCTGGGCTTGGCGTGGCTGCTCCGAGGAGACTGAAGATCGATATGAGTTCTCGGACTGTCCCCAGCTGCTTTGCATATACTTGATGCATGTGAGGGTCAGTTATCACCATAACAATGAGCTCGATGCGCTGCTATCACCCGGCCAATCTCAGCTAACATGTCCAATGGTGGTCCAATCTCCTCGGATGAGAACTCGGGATTATCTCCatgtacatacatacatcCTTCGCTTTTAGGCGAGCAGGACCTTGGAAGCACTTGAGCTAATTCTGAGGTGTCGACCATTCTAAAGATTCCAGACACAATCATGGATGCATGTTCTCAGAAAGCGCATCCAACGGATCCCAAGCCCCGTGCGCGATGACTCACGGAAGATGGGGtccgtctccatcttggGGTACTCCGGGTGTACGGAGTCCACTCGGTGCGGAGCAAACTGTTGGAATTGTTTCTCAATCTCAGTACGTAGTCCTAATATTGCGTGATCAATGTCGACATGGATGCTGGCTAAGTTTGCGCAACATGGCTCCCGAGATTCGATCCCGGCGATGGAAGCCTGACAAATGCGCCTTGGTGAAGTCCgtgctggatgatcttcaATGGTGTCATATGCTTGCAATAATCAAGTGCACTAAGGGATGGGAAGGAGCCGGCGGGCTGATGCCATTTCCGCCGGAAGTACTTGCTCGGTACGATTTGCGGGATGGTTCTATACAACTCTCAACGGCTGATACCGCGGGACAATACCTGCTAACTACGTATACGTACTTCGAGTAGCTGAATGGATACCGTTAACTCAAGCAAGCAAAGACCAGTCGAATTGACGATCCAGAGTCTCGTGCTAAAACGTGGCTGTCTCTCAGCGCCTGATCAGGGAGCCGATTGCTGCAAGTGCTGGTCTGGATGCCAGGTCAGCTGCCGTGAATCCGTGAATCCGTCATTGAACCATCACGTGGCGACAAGGAGGTCCCTGAAGGCTCTCCAGAGTCAGAAGCATTGACATTTGACGCCTCCGTCGACGGTCTGGCGTAATCTTCTTCGCCTGTTTGATCGGTGACCGGCACCGTTACAGGAACGTACCGTACAGTACAGCCTAAAAATCCGCGCTAGTTGGAGATCCTTTTCCAACTGCGAGGCAGGAGGGGCATGAAGAAGGGGGAAGTTCGGAATTTTTCTGGCCCAGCATCATGTAACCCATGTTATGGATCTCAGGGTTGTCCTCATTGTCAATGTCACGGCTCCACTTGCGAAAGGCAATGGCGGTTGTTGCTCCCTTCATGGAAGAAAATTCCACAAGGTTTTTGTTTCAGCGCGTTTTCTTCCCAAGGAAGTCGGAGGCTGTTCCGTTGGTTTTATGACTACGTATTGATGGTGGTGTCCCATTCTCCGCCAACCTGCCTTGTTCGGCTAGGCCTTCTGAGTCAAGAGACCTCGATGAACTGCGGGCGCCGTAGCTACTCGTCGTCCCCGGCGCCCATGCAATCCCCCGCAATGCAGGAAATTTAGCCGGTTGCGGGGGCGTTGCATCATGCTCCCTCGCTTGCGCTGGGACAGCCGACGCCGCGGTCATCTGCTGAAAAAGCAAACAATCGAGGGACAGATGAATGAATGCGAAGGGGGAAGCGCTATACAGCCAGATCGGAATATCAGATCAGATAGAAGGAAGTGTTCTAGACAGCCGCTGTCAACGCGGTCGTGGTCCCTTTTTTCGACATTTTTTGGAAATTTCTGACGAATGAGGACCCCCAGCGGCGCGCCCATTACCTAACAGATTCGTCGTGGATGCAACTTGCCCAAATGCCCAGTGCGTCGTTCTGGTTCCCGTAAGAACTTTCACTTTAATTCTCAGCCCATGAATGCGTCCTGCCTGCCGTTCCGATCGGGACTCTGCCGATTTACACCTCTCGTCCCTGGCATCCTCAATATCGGCACCGAAGTACATCATGCCATCTAAGCATcgtctcttcttctgtgccTTTTCCGGCGGGGGATTAGCATGACAAGGCGCCATGTCTTCCCGCCACTCGTACTTTGTTTGCTTCATCTTGTCTTTCGGGTTCGTTGGCCGACTCGACGGGGTGCTGCGTCGTCCATCGCGATCAGACGCCGATGCAAGACCGGAGTACGTATACAGTGTGACACCTGAGGCAGTAAAAAATACAGAACGATATCGGACCGATGTCCGACTTTCACCTGGCTCTTGGAGGCGGCTTACGCCGTCCGCCGACTTTCTTCCTTTGTTGAAGTTTGCGCCATGTCCACGATTCTCCAACGTCAACTCTGACTGGTCCACTCGgccgaggatggagatgatggatcACGGGCACTCTTAAGTCTTCGGAACCAATCTGAAATCATCCACAGTGGACCGCGCTTTATGGAGCTGAGCCGAGTTTTCTCGGGGGACTACGATTAATAGGACTTTTCGGTCGTCTATTGACATTTGTTTCTCCTGCGGTTTCCCGGCGGTATGCGAAACAAGCCGTCGCGGGAGCGCTCAACACGCTCGACAATGGAGCATCAACTTCGGTAAACATCTTAGCGGTTCCATACGAATTGCGCGAGATGGACTTTCGGATACGGTGAGTATCAAAACCACCCGTGACGATTGCAGAGTCAGGTACCggatggcgatatcaaaCCCCCATTGGTCTTCCCGCGGGAAACCCCTGCTAGTGCGGCGGCTTTCAACCTCCCATCACATTCAACGTATGGAGGGGTTCCTGGCCAGAATCTTCGAATGGTCCAAGCTCGTGAGGAAAACGCGCAATTGCCTGCTTTCCTTGTTTGAGCCTTGTCGACTGATGTCCATCAAACCCGGGCATCATGACCAATCATGTCTCTGTCTCATGACACCTTCCTGAATCTCTTGGCATAACGCAAGTGAACCCGGCCCGGTTCCGAGAGAATTCCATGGCGATGCTCATCTTGCCTTCTCCCCGGTCGAAGTCAAGGTCGGACACGGCTCACGGCCCGGGAGGCAATCCACCTCGTTCAGCTCCTGCTGCCTTTTGATATCACGTTGACATCTCAAACAGTATTCGAAGTGTCGGTAATCGGTATCCATCCAGCATCAgcttctataaatattacTCGGACGAAACATGTTTCGGAGTCTACGCCACATCGAGGTCACTCTTACAACATACGTACTTTGTCTTCAGGCAGTCATGTCTTTCATTACATCTCACCGTCTTTCTGGCTTATGGCGCTGAGCTATTACATCTTGTTTGTCTCGCTCGGGCCTCGCCTTACGGTGTAGAATTTCCCTCATACTGGATTTGTATCGTTAGTTGGCATGCTTTGTGACTTGCTGCCTTTATAGCTCTCTCACGGCATCAGCTTACTATAGAAGTAGACTACGACATAGAGAAACATTGCTTCCGTTTTGCTCAACGGTGCCGAGCCATGTACTAGACAGCAGCCAAGGTAGCAACGCACTTGATCAGTGTTGAAAAGCGCGTTATGATTAGTCGAGCTGGCACACAAAATAAGTGATGAAAAGGCAGACAAGATCAAGGCTACATCTCGTTGAAGTACTCTGTATGTTTCCAGACTTCAAGACAAGACATGGTTGATGGCCATGTTCCTGGATGCCTGACGGCCTGAATCAACGGCAGTCGCCAAATGCTGAGTCAGGGTGGCTGTCAGGGGCGTTCCGATTTCCGACCGCCTTTTCGCCGCCTGAGATCAAAGGGGCAGTAAATTTGAGGCGGGGTGAAGATCATGAGTCAAAAAAGTGTATCGATTTCATCCCACTATCGGTGCCCCTCCTCACGCGCGCACACAAATTTTCCAGCTCGACTCGATGGCCACCATGGACGACACGGCAAAGGCCCGCTTTGATCTCATCACCGAGAACCTCGCGGAGACCCTCAACCCCGAGATCATCGAAAGCATTCTCGCCGAAGGCCGAAACCCGCGTATCTACTGGGGAACCGCGACAACAGGAC encodes:
- a CDS encoding uncharacterized protein (SECRETED:SignalP(1-23);~TransMembrane:1 (o6-25i)), with protein sequence MSSRHSYFVCFILSFGFVGRLDGVLRRPSRSDADARPEYVYSVTPEAVKNTERYRTDVRLSPGSWRRLTPSADFLPLLKFAPCPRFSNVNSDWSTRPRMEMMDHGHS